The genomic region CTGAACGTGACAAACATTTGCGCAGCGCTGAATTTCTGAACGTTGCCAAATATCCCCTGGCCACATTTGTTTCCACTTCAGTTAAAAAAGACGGCAACGAAATGGCAATTGCTGGCAACCTGACGCTGAATGGCATAACCAAACCTGTTACCCTTGAAGCCAAAAAGATGGGTGAAGGAAAGGATCCTTGGGGCGGCTATCGCGCTGGTTTTACAGCTGAAACCACGCTGACGCTGAAGGACTTTAATATCACGACGGATCTGGGACCGGCTGCAAAGCAGGCCGAGTTGATCATTTCCGTTGAGGGGATTCGTCAGTAATATTATTCCCCGCCTGCAGGTGGGGAATTGCTTTGATGCCGTTCCTTAGCTATCCGCAGAAGGGATCCTGAGCGTAATATTCAGCAGGCCGCGGGACTTATTAAAGATTTTATTGCCATTTTCGCGGCCCGCGCGACGGGCGCGTTGCTCTTCCGGCGAAAGTGCCAGCTCTTCCATACAAACCGGGCTGCAACAATGATGATATTTTTCAGCACATTCCGGGCACTGAATAAACAGCAAATGGCAACCATCATTTTTGCAGTTAACGTGCGTATCGCAAGGTGCACCACACTGATGGCACTGGGCTATAACATCCTCTGAAATACGCTCCCCCATTCTTTCATCAAAGACAAAATTCTTGCCTTTAAAACGGACGGGCAACCCCTGCTCACGCGCACGGCGGGCATATTCAATAATCCCGCCCTCAATGTGATAGACATTTTCAAAGCCGTTGTGCCGCATCCAGGCACTGGCTTTTTCGCAGCGGATTCCACCTGTGCAGTACATCACAATTTTTTTATCTTTATTATCCTGCAGCATATCAACTGCCATTGGCAGCTGATCGCGGAACGTGTCAGCCGGTATCTCCAGCGCGTTTTCAAAGCGCCCAACTTCATATTCATAATGGTTGCGCATATCAACAAACACAACATCTGGATCGTCCAGCAGGACATTGACTTCACTGGCCTTCAGATAGCCACCAACATTACTGGCATCAAAAGTTTCATCAGCAATCCCGTCCGCCACGATGCGCTCACGCACTTTCAGGCGCAACACCCAGAATGATTTCCCGTCGTCATCCAGGGCAATATTCATACGCAGGTTATTGAGCGCAGGATCAAAACCGTAAAGCATCGTTTTCAAGGCTTCATAATGGCTGGCTGGTACACTGATTTGCGCGTTAATTCCCTCAGTAGCAACGTAGACACGCCCAAAAACCTTCAGTTGGGTGAACTGCACATAAAGTGCATCGCGAAAAGCTTTGGGGTCATCAATGGTAAAATACTTGTAGAAGGAGACCGTTGTGCGCGGTTCAGTTTCAGCCAACATCCGAGCCTTCAGCTCTTCATTGGAAACAAGGTTATGTAACACTGGCATGGTGTACTTTCCTTCATTTATAAGAAAATTTTGCGGACGCTATGATACCTGAATGCTTTCTGAAACAAAGAGATTACGCCAAAAATTGTTGACCTTCTTCGCGTGGGCAGAACCGTCGCAGTGCTGCCCTTAACTATCCTGCAACACGTCAATAGTCATACCACTCAACGCAGAGCGAACGCTCGCAAACCACGGTTGTTCAATATGGCAGTGTAAATGGCCAATATAGAATCGGTCTGCTGAGGGAACTCATAAATCTGGACCCGCGCGAAATCATCATCACAGAATGTAAATCACGCGGTTAAGTCGCGATCGACGTCTCCCATGCCGACACAATCATGGCTTGCAGGAAACGTTCAACATGTCCAAATCCCAAAATTAATTTCGTCGATCACGCCGATAAACATGCAGAAAGTCAGCGTGTTATTTCAGTTCAGCGTAAATAAATGGCACAATAGGTTATAAATATAATTCATCACGGGCAGCATAATGGTGCCCCTTTGTAACGAGCTGGACACACATGACTCCGTTGCCTCAATTTACACGTGCCCTGTTGCATCCCCGTTATTGGTTTACCTGGCTGGGTATCGGCCTGCTTTACCTGCTGGTGCTGCTGCCCTATCCGGTTCTGTATCGTCTGGGTTACATTCTGGGCCGTATTTCTATGCATTTTCTGAAACATCGTGTTCAGGTGGCCCGTCGTAATCTGCAGCTTTGCTTTCCCAACATGCCCGATGCAGAGCGTGAGGCAATGGTAAAGCGTAATTTTGAATCCGTTGGCATGGGACTTTTTGAAACCGGTATGGCCTGGTTCTGGCCAGACTGGCGCATCAACAAATGGTTTGAGGTCCGCGGCCTGGAACATATCGCTAAAGCACATCAGGAAGGTAAAGGGGTGCTGCTCATTGGCATGCATTTTCTCACTCTGGAACTGGGCGCACGTATTTTTGGCATCCATAATCCGGGAATTGGCGTCTATCGTCCAAACGACAACGCCCTGCTGGACTGGCTTCAAACCTGGGGACGAATGCGTTCCAATAAAAGCATGCTGGATCGTAAAGACTTAAAGGGCATGATTCGCGCCCTTAAAAATGGCGATATTATCTGGTATGCACCGGATCACGATTATGGCCCCAAAAGCAGCGTTTTTGCTCCGCTCTTTGCCGTGGACCAGGCCGCTTCCACAAAAGGCAGCTATTTGCTGATCCGCAGCGGCAATCCGGCCGTTATTCCTTTTGTTCCCCGTCGGCTGCCGTATGGTCAAGGGTATGAAATGGTGATCCTGCCTGAGGAACTCTCAATACCGCTTACCGATGAGACGGCCACCGCCACCCGCATGAATAAAGTTGTTGAACACGGTGTTT from Erwinia tracheiphila harbors:
- a CDS encoding YceI family protein — encoded protein: MKKNLLAVTTTLMLSMGAVHAADYKIDKQGQHAFVQFRIQHLGYSWLYGTFKDFDGKFTYDEADPTKDKVDVTIKTASVDTNHAERDKHLRSAEFLNVAKYPLATFVSTSVKKDGNEMAIAGNLTLNGITKPVTLEAKKMGEGKDPWGGYRAGFTAETTLTLKDFNITTDLGPAAKQAELIISVEGIRQ
- the trhO gene encoding oxygen-dependent tRNA uridine(34) hydroxylase TrhO, with translation MPVLHNLVSNEELKARMLAETEPRTTVSFYKYFTIDDPKAFRDALYVQFTQLKVFGRVYVATEGINAQISVPASHYEALKTMLYGFDPALNNLRMNIALDDDGKSFWVLRLKVRERIVADGIADETFDASNVGGYLKASEVNVLLDDPDVVFVDMRNHYEYEVGRFENALEIPADTFRDQLPMAVDMLQDNKDKKIVMYCTGGIRCEKASAWMRHNGFENVYHIEGGIIEYARRAREQGLPVRFKGKNFVFDERMGERISEDVIAQCHQCGAPCDTHVNCKNDGCHLLFIQCPECAEKYHHCCSPVCMEELALSPEEQRARRAGRENGNKIFNKSRGLLNITLRIPSADS
- a CDS encoding Kdo(2)-lipid IV(A) acyltransferase; amino-acid sequence: MTPLPQFTRALLHPRYWFTWLGIGLLYLLVLLPYPVLYRLGYILGRISMHFLKHRVQVARRNLQLCFPNMPDAEREAMVKRNFESVGMGLFETGMAWFWPDWRINKWFEVRGLEHIAKAHQEGKGVLLIGMHFLTLELGARIFGIHNPGIGVYRPNDNALLDWLQTWGRMRSNKSMLDRKDLKGMIRALKNGDIIWYAPDHDYGPKSSVFAPLFAVDQAASTKGSYLLIRSGNPAVIPFVPRRLPYGQGYEMVILPEELSIPLTDETATATRMNKVVEHGVLMAPEQYMWLHRRFKTRPPGERSVY